A genomic stretch from bacterium includes:
- a CDS encoding alpha-amylase yields MLKLLALALLALLFIFACSASSEETAETPPDMTPPTWSRNAVIYEVNVRQFTTSGTFAAFSEHLPRLRELGVDILWFMPIHPIGELNRKGTLGSYYSVRDYRAVNPEFGSMDEWKALVNQAHALGFKVIIDWVANHTAWDNHLTTDHPDWYSRDEHGNFVPPVPDWSDVIDLNYDNQDMRAWMIESLKFWIQETDIDGYRCDVAGMVPLDFWEDAARELLPMKSVFLLAEHEASEYHSAFHATYGWELFHKSVDVAQGTRQVSDLFNYFAQNAARYPAEAYRMYFTSNHDENTWNGTEFERFQNAARPFAVMAFTAPGFPLVYNGQEAGFNRRLLFFDKDSIDWVANDFADFYQKLIDLKHRHPALRNGAQGAPITQIVTTGSPSAFCYKREQDNARIVVLINPIQTGINFALNDATLAGQYREVLSGDTVNLTGAETFTLPSGTAKVFEKI; encoded by the coding sequence ATGCTAAAACTCCTCGCTCTCGCTCTGCTCGCGCTGCTCTTCATCTTCGCTTGCAGCGCCTCATCCGAAGAGACCGCCGAAACTCCGCCCGATATGACGCCGCCCACGTGGTCGCGCAACGCCGTGATCTACGAAGTCAACGTGCGTCAATTCACCACTTCGGGCACATTCGCGGCCTTTTCCGAGCACCTCCCGCGCTTGCGTGAACTCGGCGTAGACATCTTGTGGTTCATGCCCATTCATCCCATCGGCGAGTTGAACCGCAAAGGCACGCTCGGCAGCTACTACTCCGTGCGCGACTATCGCGCCGTCAATCCGGAGTTCGGCTCGATGGATGAGTGGAAAGCGCTCGTCAATCAGGCGCACGCGCTGGGCTTCAAAGTCATCATTGACTGGGTCGCCAATCACACCGCGTGGGACAACCATCTCACCACCGATCATCCCGACTGGTATTCGCGCGACGAGCACGGCAACTTCGTCCCGCCGGTCCCCGATTGGTCCGACGTGATTGATCTGAACTACGACAACCAAGATATGCGCGCGTGGATGATCGAGTCGCTGAAATTCTGGATTCAGGAAACCGACATCGACGGCTACCGCTGCGACGTCGCGGGCATGGTCCCGCTCGATTTCTGGGAAGATGCCGCCCGCGAACTCTTGCCGATGAAGTCTGTCTTCCTGCTCGCCGAGCACGAAGCCTCCGAATATCACTCCGCCTTCCATGCCACCTACGGCTGGGAACTCTTCCACAAGAGCGTTGATGTCGCGCAAGGCACACGTCAAGTGTCCGATCTCTTCAACTACTTCGCACAAAACGCCGCGCGCTATCCCGCCGAGGCGTATCGCATGTATTTCACCAGCAACCACGACGAGAATACCTGGAACGGCACCGAGTTCGAGCGTTTCCAGAATGCCGCGCGTCCCTTCGCCGTGATGGCCTTCACAGCTCCCGGCTTCCCGCTGGTCTACAATGGTCAGGAAGCCGGCTTCAACCGCCGCTTGCTGTTCTTCGACAAGGACTCGATTGATTGGGTAGCCAATGACTTCGCCGATTTCTACCAGAAGTTGATTGACCTGAAACACCGCCACCCCGCGTTACGCAACGGCGCACAAGGCGCACCCATCACACAAATCGTCACAACGGGTTCACCCAGCGCCTTCTGCTACAAACGCGAACAGGACAACGCTCGCATCGTTGTCCTGATCAATCCCATTCAAACCGGCATCAACTTCGCGCTGAACGACGCAACTCTCGCCGGCCAATACCGCGAAGTCCTGTCCGGCGACACCGTAAACCTCACCGGCGCCGAGACTTTCACCCTTCCCAGCGGCACCGCCAAAGTATTCGAGAAAATCTGA